The Penaeus chinensis breed Huanghai No. 1 chromosome 12, ASM1920278v2, whole genome shotgun sequence DNA segment tctatctatcaatcaatctctctatccatctatctatcaatccatctatctatacatatctctctatcaatctatctttccttccctcctgtctCCGGGAGGGCAAGGTACGGGCCTGACCTATGACACTGCCCCGTGATAAAGGTCACTGAACAAGCGTCCAGTCATCTTCCGCGCCCCAATCACATGACCGTGATCTCGTGGAACCTCGCAAAATCTCGAGAAAGGCGAGAGCTGTCAGACACATTTTTGATGGGTTCACTCACTCCTAcggatttttcatttttttgttttatatatacttttttcttttattctagttttttttttttgtgtgttgtgtaagaaaaaggaaaagaggaaaatataacatGAAAATATTTTGTGTAAATGTCACGTGGTTCTATCTATGAATTGTGTTtataaggaagaaataaaaatatcagaAGCACGGTCCAGAAGTGACGCAATAAGAGGAAATActggctaaaaaaaaagaaaaaaaagggaaaaaaataaaatattgtacagGAATCTTCTTTTTGTCGCTGgttctctatttctttgtgtttatttcttgttttctgttttttttttttttgttctttgtcttactgtgtttatttttttttcttgcctctctctctctttctctctctctttctatttatctctcctcactcccttcccctcctcactctcactcactctctctctcatctctctctctctctctctctctctctctctctctctctctctctctctctctctctctctctctctctctctcatctctctctctctctctctctctctccctctctctctctctctcatctctctttctctctctctctccctttctttctcgcatAACCGCTTTGATAACTGCAGGCGGATGTGCTTGTTATGGTCACAATAGCACAAGCATGTGTTGTTTGATTGTCCATCCCTGCTTGTGACTGGCAAGGGACGCGCGCTTGCAGGATTGTCTGTTCGCGTATAcatgcgtgagaaagagagagatagagatagatggatagaaaaagagagggagggagagagaaaggaagtgattgaaggaaaaagaaggtaTATGCCTGATTatgtacatgcttgtgtgtgtgcgtgtttgtttgtgtgtgtgtgtgtgtgtgtgtgtgtgtgtgtgtgtgtgtgtgtgtgtgtgtgtgtgtgtgtgtctgtgtgtgtgtgtgaattcttaTGACTTTCACTGTTTATCTGATTTACATGCATTGCAAAGACAAACAATTTCCTTCACTTTAGTTTGGAAATATCTCGCATGAAAACAAAGTAGATGAATGAACTGCCAAATGTAGAAGACGCTAGAGTCAATTAGCATATAAATACCAGACCTCTTCAGTTGCAGGATCCTTAATTAAACCACGAAATAAACCAGTGCTTTGGGCCCGAAGCAGTGCCAGGGAGCAACCGAGGCGCCGCCATCAACGATCACTTTGCCGGCACTTTTTGCTGACCACAGAGCGAGCCGGCAATTATGGCGAAACGAAACCAGAGGGACTCACTCCGACGCTGTTAGAAAGTGTCAGCCATGTTGTCAGCCACAGGGTCAGTTATGTTGTCAGTCGTGTTCCCAGCCACCGTGTCAGCTTTATTGTCAGCCACAGTGTCAGACTTATTGTCAGCCACTGTGTCAGACTTATTGTCAGCCACAGTGTCAGTCTTATTGTCAGCCACAGTGTCATCCTTATTGTCAGCCACAGTGTCAGCCTTATTGTCAGCCACAGTGTCAGACTTATTGTCAGCCACAGTGTCAGCCTTATTGTTAGCCTTATTGTCAGCTACATTGTCAGCCTTATTGTCAGCCACAGTGTCAGCCTTATTGTTAGCCTTATTGTCAGCCTTATTGTCAGCCACAGTGTCAATCTTATTGTCATCCACAGCGTCAGCCTTATTGTCAGCCACAGTGTCAGTCTTATTGTCATTCACAGTGTCAGCCTTATTGTCAGCCACAGTGTCAGACTTATTGTCAGCCACAGTGTCAGACTTATTGTCAGCCACAGTGTCAGACTTATTGTCAGCCACAGTGTCAGTCTTATTGTCAGCCACAGTGTCATCCTTATTGTCAGCCACAGTGTCAGCCTTATTGTCAGCCACAGTGTCAGACTTATTGTCAGCCACAGTGTCAGCCTTATTGTTAGCCTTATTGTCAGCTACATTGTCAGCCTTATTGTCAGCCACAGTGTCAGCCTTATTGTTAGCCTTATTGTCAGCCTTATTGTCAGCCACAGTGTCAGACTTATTGTCAGCCACAGTGTCAGACTTATTGTCAGCCACAGTGTCAGCCTTATTGTCAGCCACAGTGTCAGTCTTATTGTCAGCCACAGTGTCAGTCTTATTGTCATCCACAGTGTCAGTCTTATTGTCAGCCATAGTTTCAGCCTTATTGTCAGCCACAGTGTCAGCCTTATTGTCAGCCACTCTGTCAGCCTTATTGTTAGCCTTATTGTCAGCTACATTGTCAGCTTTATTGTCAGCCACAGTGTCAGCCTTATTGTTAGCCTTATCGTCAGCCTTATTGTCAGCCACAGTGTCAATCTTATTGTCATCCATAGCGTCAGCCTTATTGTCAGCCACAGTGTCAGTCTTATTGTCATTCACAGTGTCAGCCTTATTGTTATCCACAGTGTCAGCCTTATTGTCAGCCACAGTGTCAGCCTTATTGTCAGCCACAGTGTCAGTCTTATTGTCGGCCTTATAGTCAGCCTTATTGTAAGCCACAGTGTCAGCCTTATTGTCAGCCACAGTGTCAGTCTTATTGTCGGCCTATTGTCAGCCTTATTGTCATCCACAGTGTCAGCCTTATTGTCAGTCACAGTGTCAGCCTTATTGTCAGCCACAGTGTCAGCCTTATTGTCAGCCACAGTGTCAGCATTATTGTCAGCCAGAGTGTCAGCCTTATTGTCAGCCACAGTGTCAGCCTTATTGTCAGCCACAGTGTCAGCCTTATAGTCAGTCACAGTGTCAGCCTTATTGTCAGCCACAGTGTCAGCCTTATTGTCAGCCACAGTGTCAGCCTTATTGTCAGCCTCAGTGTCAGCCTTATTGTCAGCCCCAGTGTCAGCCTATGGATGTCAGCCAGAGGGCGGTGCCCCCGGACGACAGCAGCTGCAGCGCGTTCCCGTTCTTTCGCCTTGGGTGCTTGGCAGTTTTTGCGGCGCTGGCAACGCTGGGGGAACGCGAGacagtgggtgggggaagggggtaggggtgggggatgggggatgggggtgaggggctAATATGGGTGAgtggaggtgggggatggagggggggtggagggagaggctcATAGacggttgtggggggaggggggagggggaagaagggggagggggtccgaGAGAGTGGATATTTagcaggaggggagaagagggagaagaaaatgctATAAGTTAAAATAGTAACGATGGAGAGAGAATacagaatgataacgataatagtagtaataataataataatgatagtaataatgataatgattataataataataataatagtaatagttatggtagtgatgatgattataatgaaaataataataatgataataataataataaagataactataatgatagtaataacagtattactactactattaataataataataatagttacgatgatgactatgataattataataatagtaatagtatgaataattatgataataataataacaataataatgataatgataatgataataataatattattatcattattattattattattatgataatgataataatgaaaataacaataacaggaagcagaataatggaaatgaaaataattgatcataaaatgcatacatagatacaataaaaaagagagcaaaaaaatgagtgagagagagagagaggggggaggagagagagagagagagagagagagagagagagagagagagagagagagagagagagagagagagagagagagagagagcacaaaacaaaggattagagacagagagaacgaaactattcaaagagaaaaaaataacagaaaggaaagcagacgaaaaagaggaaagaaataccaATATAGAAAAGACGttagataaaaaaagaatgacataaatgaatgaaaaaaaaacaaaaaaaacacagatacacaagaTAAAGGAACGgacgaaagaggaaacagagacaaagcaagaacagagaagagacaagaaaaggtCAAATAGCTCCTCCCTACttcaaatttattattatgaatatttttcttcttttcttatttgcagctttattttctctatcctcatctttttttttttcctttttttttcatagtatCCGTTACAACATAACGTTATTTTCTCATGAAGGAACAGAGTCTCCATTCACATATTATGCACGACGGAGACTGTTTACATAATCGCGCACGGAGAGATATTACAGACAATTGCATGTGATCAAGCCAACACACCAagcagtaagaaaaagagagagaactgggtaataagaaggggagagagagagagggagaagagagggagggagggagaagagggagagagagagagagagagagagagagaggagagagagagagagagagagcgagagagagagagagagagagaggagagagagagaggaaagctgaggagagagagagagagagagagagaaagaggagagagagagagaagagaggggggggagggggggagagagagagagagagtgggagagagtgagaagagagagagaatgagagtgagagagagagagggagagaaagagagagataaagagaatgagagagaggggcagacagacagtcaggcagacagactcaGACTGACAGAGATGTAAtcaagacaggcagaaagacaaatagacgaaCAGAGGCAGGACcagaggaaaaatggaaggaggagagaaagaataaaagcaaaaaaacggaagataaagtaaaaaataagactcaagaaagaaaaagaaaaagagaacaggaaggaagtaagagaaagatatgtggaagaatagaggaagaggaaaatacgtaataaaagagagaacagagatattataaactgaaaataaaagatgaaattgatgataataatcataatgattataaaaatgatgatgattatcataaaagtaatgtcaataatattaataataatcataataataataatcataataataataataataataataataataaggataataataataaagataatgataataataatgataatagcaattataataataataatgatgatgataatgatataataataacaataataataacaataataataataataacaacaataataacaataataataataataataataatataataataataataataataataataataataatgtataattatgatgattatgataatataaataataataacaataataataataataataataacaacaacaacaataataataataataataataatagtaacaaaatacaataataataataatatataataataataattatattattgacatgctgtctgtttcattttgcttctaaatgaccccccgtgtgcaaggaatggccggggttaccatccactggcggcgagggatttgaacgcgggtcagcaagattgctagacgagatcgctaccgcttcaCCACACagcatactaatgataacgaagataataatgaggttaatgataacattaccaatataatgaggatgattttaataatgaaaacaatattaatataatatgataatctgataataataataataataataataataacaataatgatattaatgataacaataataatgataataatgataataatgataataataattatgatcattattatcatcatcatcatcataataataatgataataataatgataacagcaacaataatggttataattatggTACTAGCaacattggtgataataataataataataataataataataataataacaataataataataacaatgataatactaataataataataataataacaataatgataataataacaataataataataataataattatgataatgaaaatgataataatgttgaaaattgtagtaataatgataatgataatgaaaataacaataataagaaaaaatgtgaACCGATctatgagaaaaggaagaagaacccaagaaaaaaaaaaagaatgaagaaagagagacaaaaaaggaagaagagaaagaggagagaaaagagcgacTCGCCGAGGCAAGAGTGCCGAGCAGGCGTGGCGGCCAAGGAGGCACTTTGAGGTCAGAGTGCCTGTAATAAGTGGCACAATGAGCGTTCTCTGCGCCTCGTCCTATTCATCACCGCCTTGCCTGTTCCTCTTTCGTGCTCGCCTCTTCGTCTGGAGATTTCTATCTATTCTTACTATAATGTGTGTTGTCGTGGTTTAACTCGAGCTTCTTTCTTAACCCCAAGTTCGGCTGTTTGCTTCTTTAATCTGGTTTACCAGACTATGTggatttgcattatatatatatattatatttatatatatatatatgtatatatatagatatttatatatatatttattttatacatatgcattatattattataatataatatgttgTGNNNNNNNNNNNNNNNNNNNNNNNNNNNNNNNNNNNNNNNNNNNNNNNNNNNNNNNNNNNNNNNNNNNNNNNNNNNNNNNNNNNNNNNNNNNNNNNNNNNNaataatgataataataataataataataataataataataatgataataatgataataataacaataataaaaataataatcatgatgaaagtaataatggtaataatgataatatggatgataatgataataatggtaataactattataatgttggtgataaaggtagtagtagtagtaataacagtgataataatggtgataatgataataatgatgataataacaatgatgatatttgtgttaatgacgatgatggctgtaaatgttataataatattgataataatgatgattaaaacaacaacaacaatagcgacgatgataatagtactaatgaaaataataataataataataataatgatactactactactactgatactattactactgctactactaatactaatactactactaataataataataataattataatgataataatgatactaacactgataataataataataataataataataataataataataataatgattataatgataataataataataataataataataataataataataataatagtaataataataataataatagtccttGTAGTTACTGTGACCTTCATTCTCATTATACGCACAAATTAAACTCTCTATTACCTTTATcatatcaattcatttatctaaTTACCTTATTCATTCCATTCGCCTTATTACCATTCCCCGTTATCACGTGATTCCTTTCTCTGTCACTTGCACGTTTCATTTCGCTTTTCACTTCCTGCTTCCGGAATGAAACTCGGCTGTGACGGGGCGTTTCGTTCAGCGCGGGAGGCATAGCGGAAAAAGGCACGCGAAGCCGGCACTGTCATTAGCGGAATTATAGAATTATAGAATGGGAGAAGCAAGGAATGAAGAGATgcctcacacatgcacacatatgtatgaatatatatatatatatatatatacatatatatatatacatatatatatatatatatatatatatatatatatatctgtttgtgtgtgtgtgtgtgtgtgtgtgtgtgtgtgtgtgtgtgtgtgtgtgtgtgtgtgtgtgtatgctcatacatacatacatacatatatacatatatacatatatatatatatatatatatatatatatatatatgtgtgtgtgtgtgtgtgtgtgtgtgtgtgtgtgtgtgtgtgtgtgtgtgtgtgtgtgtgtgtgtgtgcgtgtgtgtgtgtgtgtgtgtgtgtgtgtgtgtgtttgtgtgtgtgtatgtgtgtatatgttcatacatacatatatatatatatatatatatatatatatatatatatatatatatgtgtgtgtgtgtgtgtgtgtgtatctgtgtgtgtgtgtgtgtgtgtgtgtgtgtgtgtgtgtgtgtgtgtgtgtgtgtgtgtgtgtgcgtgtgtgtgtgtgcgtgtatgtgtgtatatgtgtgtatgtatatatatatatatatacatatacacacacaaacgtaaatatttattatatatacacacacaaacatacatgtatgtataaatgtgcacacacacacacacacacacacacacatgacaacaACCCGTCTTTGAAGGGTTGATAACGGAAACAtaccttcatttatttattgtataatcAAATAATGCACACGCGTTATCATAAAGAGATGATGCATAGTTAATAGGGTTTTATTCATCAAAACGTATATACATTGAATGAACGACTGATATTTTACGTAAGTATTTCATATCCGTTTAATATGATTGTAAGATGTAAAGAGTTTcaggaatgaaatgaaatgtgagGCGGACTTGTTTCAGacttcctgtctatctgtctatctgtctgtctgcctatctgtcgttctgttagtatgtctatatatctgtctatttttatatctatctatctacttacctacctgtctacctatctatctatatatatatatatatatatatatatatatatatagatagatacacacatacatgcatacatatatgcacacacacacacacacacacacacacacacacacacacacaaagagacactgCAACAGACCAGCAacagcaactctctctctctctctctctctctctctctctctctctctctctctctctctctctctctctctctctctctctctcctctctctctctcactcactctctatcaccctctctctgaattctttctgtctctcgttctccttctctccctcgctccctccctccctcaaattcCTCTCCTGAATCTTGGAGGTTTTCATCCTTACGGCTGGAGCTTGCTGGATTACGTAAGCTATTGGTATATCACAAGCATTACCTTCTGTCTGACAAATTACCTCCATAGGTCTATCTATTGCAGACAGGATAGTCGGTGTTGCGGCAATAGGTCAGTCTCAGGATCGATCAGGATAGATTAGGATAGGATGGAAAGGGATAAGCGAGATTAGATTACGTGTAATTGGGTTAGGATGGTTTGGATTATATTGGATTAGGCTGTGCTAGGTTATCGCGGGTGAAGGTGAGCTCAGCGAGGCGGAGCGCGGTTGGGGCGAGACCGCATACCTATTTCATCACTTTTCCTGAAGGCGAGAGGTGTTATACATGACGAAATGCTGAAGCAAGATGTTCGGGAGAACCGAgggcgatgtgcgtgtgtgtgtgtgtgtgtgtgtgtgtgtgtgtatgtgtgtgtgtgtgtgtgtgtgtgtgtgtgtgtgtgtgtgtgtgtgtgtgtgtgtgtgtgtgtgtgtgtgtgtgtgtgtgtgtgtgtgtgtgtgtgtgtgtgtgtgtgtgtgtgtgtgtgtacttgtgtgtgtgtgtctaagcttCCTTGTGTTTGTCTGAATAtcatttccttgtattttttattgaacGAGAGATGACTGAACACATACTCACCCTAAACACGTTCACATAAACACccataaacaattaaaaaactAAAAGCCACGCTATATACTGCAAAACAT contains these protein-coding regions:
- the LOC125031001 gene encoding serine-aspartate repeat-containing protein I-like, yielding MNHKPRQSSKPTKLKPTQPTPGRTKPAAAVPPAASQAESIRVKSQRDAPSLRSPAAPSMTSRSQFPERTSRLPISSSDQSPRPRADTGADNKADTEADNKADTVADNKADTVADNKADTVTDYKADTVADNKADTVADNKADTLADNNADTVADNKADTVADNKADTADTVAYNKADYKADNKTDTVADNKADTVADNKADTVDNNKADTVNDNKTDTVADNKADAMDDNKIDTVADNKADDKANNKADTVADNKADNVADNKANNKADRVADNKADTVADNKAETMADNKTDTVDDNKTDTVADNKTDTVADNKADTVADNKSDTVADNKSDTVADNKADNKANNKADTVADNKADNVADNKANNKADTVADNKSDTVADNKADTVADNKDDTVADNKTDTVADNKSDTVADNKSDTVADNKSDTVADNKADTVNDNKTDTVADNKADAVDDNKIDTVADNKADNKANNKADTVADNKADNVADNKANNKADTVADNKSDTVADNKADTVADNKDDTVADNKTDTVADNKSDTVADNKSDTVADNKADTVAGNTTDNITDPVADNMADTF